From the genome of Acipenser ruthenus chromosome 14, fAciRut3.2 maternal haplotype, whole genome shotgun sequence, one region includes:
- the LOC131697439 gene encoding zinc finger protein 446-like, with translation MDRNALAELLQALESRRDAEERRREERYTALIERVGLAVAAVATPTTIPVMSPPKARAMKMSAEDDPEAYLVAFERLATAAAWPREFWASQLGPCLIGEAQAAYQAMSDQHATEYDLVKQAILRRLNITTETHRARFREYRRAPETHPRVVAERLCDHMVHWLTPGKKTAQQMGEAIVVEQFCHVVGAETQAWIRRHNPDTLEEAVKLAEDFEDSLTSARIGILSAPALRSSRALSPSPPTSSPPPPSFQGPRPPRAPTPLGPLASPPWRPRLAPSWGRGAAPAPLPYQQRDRFLTHAPSVPPICFRCHQPGHLARSCPAAMECDVAACNWAPETDS, from the exons atggaccgcaacgcgctggcggagctgctgcaggcactggagagcagacgggacgcagaggagagaaggagggaggagcgctatacagcgctcattgaacgggtaggactgGCCGTGGCTGCAGTAGCGACCCCGACGACAATACcggtgatgtcgcccccgaaggcacgggcgatgaagatgtcggcggaggatgacccggaggcgtacttggtggcattcgagcggctggctaccgcggcggcttggccgcgggagttctgggccagccagctgggaccctgcctgattggggaggctcaggcagcttaccaggctatgagcgaccagcacgccaccgagtatgacctagtcaagcaggctatcctccgccggctcaatattactaccgagacccaccgggcgcggtttcgggaataccggagagccccggagacacaccccagggtggttgcggagaggttgtgcgaccacatggtgcattggctgacccccgggaagaagaccgcccagcagatgggggaagccattgtggtagaacagttctgccatgtggtcggcgccgaaacccaggcgtggatacggcgccacaaccccgacaccctggaggaggcggtcaaattggccgaagattttgaggattccctgacctctgcccggattgggatcctgtccgcccctgcccttcgaagcagccgcgctctctctccctctcctccaacatcatcaccaccacccccctcgttccagggacccagacctcccagagcaccgaccccattgggcccccttgcctcccccccatggagaccaaggttggcccccagctggggtagaggtgctgcccctgccccgttgccataccagcagcgggacagatttctaacccatgccccctctgtccctcctatctgttttaggtgccaccagccgggacatctggccaggtcatgccccgctgccatggagtgtgacgtggccgcgtgcaattgggcacctgagactg acagctaa